A stretch of Schistocerca nitens isolate TAMUIC-IGC-003100 chromosome 6, iqSchNite1.1, whole genome shotgun sequence DNA encodes these proteins:
- the LOC126262380 gene encoding 39S ribosomal protein L13, mitochondrial has product MSVYKRVQQWATFARVWHVFDATWQNPFESAQMIKKYLCGLNKPIYHPMNDCGDHVVVINSKDIALPGNEWQKRAYFHHTGYPGGASWTLAWELHNKDPTMIMRKAVYHSMRGNLQRRYTMQRLHIFPDDNVPDEIMGNVTNQIRQIRPVPKRLDKYSEEEVQQFPKVMDWPEDYVLR; this is encoded by the exons CAGTGGGCCACATTTGCACGTGTGTGGCATGTTTTTGATGCTACATGGCAGAACCCATTTGAATCTGCCCAGATGATCAAAAAATATCTTTGTGGTCTGAATAAGCCAATATATCATCCTATGA ATGACTGTGGTGATCATGTTGTTGTTATAAACAGCAAAGATATTGCACTGCCAGGAAATGAGTGGCAGAAGAGAGCTTATTTTCATCATACAGGGTATCCAGGTGGAGCTTCATGGACACTGGCATGGGAACTTCATAACAAGGATCCAACGATG ATAATGCGTAAGGCTGTCTATCATAGTATGAGGGGAAACCTTCAGCGTAGATATACAATGCAGCGTTTACACATATTCCCAGATGACAATGTCCCAGATGAAATAATGGGAAATGTTACCAACCAGATCAGACAGATAAGGCCTGTACCAAAGCGTTTGGACAAGTATTCTGAAGAGGAAGTGCAACAGTTTCCAAAAGTAATGGACTGGCCAGAAGATTATGTTTTGAGATAA